AAGTAAGAGAAGAATTAAAACTTGCTGATCTTATTTTGCCGAGTATTGATGCTCCAGATGAAAAAAAATTTAAGTTAATAAATAGGCCTATTGAAAATATCTCATATGGAAAAATCATTGAAGGATTAAAGATATTTGCAAAAGAGTATACAGGAAAAATATGGATAGAAATAATGTTAATGAAAGAAATAAACGATAGCAGAAAAGATATAGATAAATTAGCTGAAATAATAGGTTCTATTAATCCATTGCCGGAAAGGGTATATATAAATACACCTGTTAGACCGCCGGTTGAAAAATGGGTGAAAATACCTTCTGAAGAAGCAATAAAATATGCTCAATCTGTAATACCAAATGCATACTCAATTGCATATAGGGAAGATGGCGATTTTGATGTAAGTAGATATACCAATTCATTAGATGCGATACTGGATATCACAGAAAAACATCCTTTGAGATATGATCAGGCTGAAAAAATAATAAATCATTTTAACGATGAAAAAGAAAAGGTGTTTCAGGAGTTAGAAAAAAGCATAAAAATAGTAGAATATGATGGATATAAATATTTGTTGAAAAAACTAAAAAAATAGTCATA
This is a stretch of genomic DNA from Marinitoga piezophila KA3. It encodes these proteins:
- a CDS encoding radical SAM protein; translation: MGNVFGPVPSRRLGNSLGINLTPLKTCNYACIYCQLGKTTNFTNQRKEYIKTEEIIKELKYAIENTELPIDYITFIGDGEPTLHSGLGEIIKWIKEQHKEKFKIAVVTNGFLMYDEKVREELKLADLILPSIDAPDEKKFKLINRPIENISYGKIIEGLKIFAKEYTGKIWIEIMLMKEINDSRKDIDKLAEIIGSINPLPERVYINTPVRPPVEKWVKIPSEEAIKYAQSVIPNAYSIAYREDGDFDVSRYTNSLDAILDITEKHPLRYDQAEKIINHFNDEKEKVFQELEKSIKIVEYDGYKYLLKKLKK